The Maylandia zebra isolate NMK-2024a linkage group LG7, Mzebra_GT3a, whole genome shotgun sequence genome contains a region encoding:
- the tmed6 gene encoding transmembrane emp24 domain-containing protein 6 isoform X1: MSGSVCGSFKVHLFGSPGEFPSCRVFLSISSASICAARPVFPAEEETFQGWLIIFDLTAAQTLLSPFHVLDMLCWIPCFFLGFLFWGSAHGVPQTNARPDVTDQELFWGSDQYDFAIVLPAAGLECFWHFAHRGERFYLNFMVQWVMGVGHDRHLSVTVNTPSDLLLSTVDDAKGQINFEAAESGFYQMCFSNFHNRFGSMQVSLSFGVYYDTYQDPSKSEEEEKKKEEISKELNNTLSVIETTTHKVETYVFHMFRHYGFSRMRKSVDYFLLQSNSKYITWWSMALSLLIVTSGYLQLLFLKSLFVNNTGTEGEKPRC, from the exons ATGTCGGGATCTGTCTGTGGAAGTTTCAAGGTTCATTTGTTTGGATCACCTGGAGAGTTTCCCTCCTGCAGGGTTTTCCTCTCTATCAGCAGTGCTTCCATCTGTGCAGCCCGtccagttttcccagcagagGAGGAAACATTTCAGGGCTGGTTAATCATTTTTGATCTAACTGCAGCACAGACTCTACTCTCACCCTTCCATGTTTTAGACATGCTGTGCTGGATTCCCTGCTTCTTTCTGGGCTTTTTATTTTGGGGCTCAGCTCATGGGGTTCCCCAGACAAACGCCCGCCCCGACGTCACAGACCAGGAGCTGTTCTGGGGTTCTGaccagtacgactttgctataGTGCTTCCTGCTGCTGGGTTGGAGTGTTTCTGGCACTTTGCTCACCGTGGAGAGAGATTTTACTTGAACTTCATG GTCCAGTGGGTGATGGGAGTCGGCCATGACAGACACCTGTCTGTCACCGTCAACACTCCGAGTGATCTGTTGCTGTCTACTGTTGATGATGCGAAGGGCCAGATCAACTTTGAGGCTGCAGAATCAG GTTTCTATCAGATGTGCTTCAGCAACTTCCACAACCGTTTCGGCTCGATGCAGGTTTCCCTCAGCTTTGGTGTTTACTATGACACCTACCAAGATCCCTCAAAgagcgaggaggaggagaagaagaaggaggagatcAGCAAAGAGCTGAACAACACACTGAGCGTCATCGAG ACTACGACCCACAAAGTGGAGACCTACGTCTTTCACATGTTCCGGCACTACGGCTTCAGTCGGATGAGAAAGAGCGTAGACTACTTCCTGCTGCAGTCCAACTCAAAGTACATCACCTGGTGGTCGATGGCCCTCAGCCTCCTCATCGTCACCTCTGGGTACCTGCAGCTACTCTTCCTCAAAAGCCTCTTTGTCAACAATACCGGCACAGAGGGTGAGAAGCCTCGATGCTGA
- the tmed6 gene encoding transmembrane emp24 domain-containing protein 6 isoform X2 yields MGVGHDRHLSVTVNTPSDLLLSTVDDAKGQINFEAAESGFYQMCFSNFHNRFGSMQVSLSFGVYYDTYQDPSKSEEEEKKKEEISKELNNTLSVIETTTHKVETYVFHMFRHYGFSRMRKSVDYFLLQSNSKYITWWSMALSLLIVTSGYLQLLFLKSLFVNNTGTEGEKPRC; encoded by the exons ATGGGAGTCGGCCATGACAGACACCTGTCTGTCACCGTCAACACTCCGAGTGATCTGTTGCTGTCTACTGTTGATGATGCGAAGGGCCAGATCAACTTTGAGGCTGCAGAATCAG GTTTCTATCAGATGTGCTTCAGCAACTTCCACAACCGTTTCGGCTCGATGCAGGTTTCCCTCAGCTTTGGTGTTTACTATGACACCTACCAAGATCCCTCAAAgagcgaggaggaggagaagaagaaggaggagatcAGCAAAGAGCTGAACAACACACTGAGCGTCATCGAG ACTACGACCCACAAAGTGGAGACCTACGTCTTTCACATGTTCCGGCACTACGGCTTCAGTCGGATGAGAAAGAGCGTAGACTACTTCCTGCTGCAGTCCAACTCAAAGTACATCACCTGGTGGTCGATGGCCCTCAGCCTCCTCATCGTCACCTCTGGGTACCTGCAGCTACTCTTCCTCAAAAGCCTCTTTGTCAACAATACCGGCACAGAGGGTGAGAAGCCTCGATGCTGA
- the LOC106676971 gene encoding mixed lineage kinase domain-like protein: MKSRGDRAFASVAPRLWNNLPVHFTMDKLVSELFGLCPTIIEMYDNMKDNDERCRRIADRVRALEGLVLTVKERGSGRNSGAVEKALKELHTILKHAEKLVSKFSKNNRLKQFMMSGSIGAKFSEVNQRLTENFQMLSGALQVEQSNILHKVYETVLGRPYTPLPNPPCPTFSPAAPPIPSPPVPAAYIMAPMRASTPVLAQPFCKTTTVRVLVSNNMPPMPVIRTISPVSVVRTVSPMGFRLY, translated from the exons ATGAAGTCGAGAGGTGACCGGGCCTTTGCATCCGTggcacccagactctggaataacctccctgtTCAT TTCACCATGGATAAGCTGGTCTCCGAACTTTTCGGCCTCTGCCCAACCATCATCGAGATGTATGACAATATGAAGGACAATGACGAACGCTGCAGGCGGATTGCTGACAGGGTCAGAGCTTTGGAGGGACTGGTTTTAACCGTCAAAGAAAGGGGATCAGGCAGAAACTCTGGCGCTGTGGAGAAAGCGCTGAAGGAACTCCACACCATCTTGAAACATGCTGAGAAACTGGTGTCAAAATTCTCAAAAAATAATCGGCTTAAGCAGTTCATGATGTCAGGCAGCATTGGAGCAAAGTTCAGCGAGGTGAACCAAAGACTCACTGAGAACTTCCAGATGCTTTCTGGAGCTCTGCAGGTTGAGCAGAGCAACATACTGCACAAGGTGTATGAAACTGTTTTAGGGCGCCCCTACACACCGCTGCCTAACCCCCCATGTCCTACGTTTTCCCCAGCAGCACCGCCTATCCCCTCTCCTCCCGTGCCTGCCGCCTACATCATGGCACCCATGCGGGCTTCGACGCCTGTTCTGGCCCAGCCTTTCTGCAAAACTACAACAGTTCGCGTTCTTGTCTCCAATAACATGCCCCCGATGCCCGTCATTAGGACCATCAGCCCTGTTTCTGTCGTCAGAACTGTTTCACCGATGGGTTTTCGGCTCTACTAG